A stretch of Oncorhynchus mykiss isolate Arlee chromosome 12, USDA_OmykA_1.1, whole genome shotgun sequence DNA encodes these proteins:
- the LOC110537065 gene encoding protein lin-54 homolog, with product MDVVSPELNSLLPDEIMDTEAIIMDDDPPAESPAASGQSQPSDDSPVPMETDVPAVPEIVSLCSDAPPTQLTQAGTTSTPTGSTLCSTTSATQLLLTSSTVSSSSLTLRPATASTLTSTTPKTTSSLSRVSLTSGSLQKLSAPFTLSANHQIILNKVASSPGADTTRSQGTTTTTTTPGGQQFMVTAIGKSGQPIVLQLPHTGSKSASVQGLGEAKANPQHFKVVTVSSASQVSTLQAQQLKTVQIAKKTQVSSAGPIKFVFTKAVNNKGLTAQTSVSNVITGRVLSTGSPVTPPRTITLSETLGSSSKIAISPLKSPSKLTVVSVASQVPNSPQKSVSLPLNMAHLGHQILLQQSTATSPAKTMKPVQTVTVGGVGAPQFKTIFPLSTPSNVQQIQVPGSRFHYVRLVTATTGSSTGHAGSPITNSSMTAKPMVVNTTQVRMSVPIVPAQTMKQVVPKPLTSSGQVLTTQTQQRLIMPATSLPQIQPNLTNLPPGTVLAPAPGSGNMGYAVLPAQYVTQLQQSAYVTLASSSGFSTPTGIQTQARLPLNGLSTSGAAFRPRKPCNCTKSQCLKLYCDCFANGEFCQNCNCTNCFNNLEHETDRAKAIKACLDRNPEAFKPKIGKGKEGESDRRHSKGCNCKRSGCLKNYCECYEAKIMCSSTCKCVGCKNFEESPERKTLMHLADAAEVRVQQQTAAKTKLSSQISDLLTRTTPAITSGGGRMPYTFVTKEVAEVTCECLLEQAEQAELNQQPQATAERMILEEFGRCLMRIISSAGKTDYPSINC from the exons ATGGACGTGGTGTCGCCAGAGCTGAACAGTCTGCTCCCTGATGAGATCATGGACACAGAGGCCATCATCATGGATGACGACCCCCCCGCCGAGTCCCCTGCAGCCTCTGGCCAATCACAGCCTAGTGACGACTCACCAGTCCCCATGGAAACGGATGTGCCCGCTGTCCCAGAGATCGTAAGCCTGTGTTCGGACGCCCCTCCAACCCAGCTGACCCAAGCCGGGACCACCTCCACCCCCACAGGttccaccctctgtagcaccaccTCTGCTACCCAgctcctcctcacctcttctACGGTttcatcctcctccctcaccttGCGACCCGCCACAGCCTCCACCCTAACCTCAACCACCCCTAAAACCACCAGCAGCCTCTCCCGGGTTAGTCTCACCTCGGGGAGCTTACAGAAGCTCTCAGCCCCCTTCACCCTCTCAGCCAACCACCAGATCATCCTCAACAAGGTGGCCTCTTCGCCAGGCGCAGACACCACTAGGTCCCAaggcaccaccaccactaccactactccaGGGGGCCAGCAGTTCATGGTGACGGCCATAGGAAAGTCTGGCCAGCCTATTGTCCTGCAGCTGCCCCACACAGGCTCCAAGTCTGCCTCAGTGCAGGGTCTGGGGGAGGCCAAGGCCAACCCGCAGCATTTCAAGGTGGTGACGGTCAGCTCGGCCAGTCAGGTATCCACCCTGCAGGCCCAGCAGCTGAAGACTGTACAG ATTGCTAAGAAAACTCAGGTGTCTTCGGCTGGACCAATCAAGTTTGTCTTCACTAAAGCTGTCAACAACAAAGGTCTGACTGCCCAGACATCAGTATCCAATGTCATTACAG GTCGGGTCCTGTCCACAGGCAGCCCGGTGACCCCCCCACGGACCATCACCCTCTCTGAGACCCTCGGCTCCAGCAGCAAGATCGCCATCTCCCCCCTCAAGTCGCCCAGCAAG TTGACGGTGGTGTCGGTGGCCTCACAGGTCCCCAACTCCCCTCAGAAGTCAGTGTCTCTGCCTCTCAACATGGCCCACCTGGGACATCAGATACTATTACAACAGTCTACAGCCACCTCCCCAGCCAAG ACCATGAAGCCTGTGCAGACTGTGACGGTGGGAGGGGTGGGCGCCCCCCAATTTAAGACCATCTTTCCCCTGTCCACCCCATCCAACGTGCAGCAGATCCAGGTGCCAGGCAGCCGCTTTCACTACGTCAGGCTGGTCACTGCCACCACGGGCAGCAGCACGGGACATGCCGGCAGCCCCATCACTAACTCATCCATGACAG CCAAGCCCATGGTGGTCAACACAACCCAAGTCAGGATGTCTGTCCCCATTGTCCCAGCACAGACAATGAAGCAG gtGGTGCCTAAGCCCTTGACATCGTCAGGCCAGGTGCTGACCACTCAGACCCAGCAAAGGTTGATCATGCCCGCCACATCGCTACCCCAGATTCAGCCCAACCTCACCAATCTACCCCCGGGTACTGTATTGGCGCCTGCCCCTGGCTCTGGGAACATGGGCTACGCCGTGCTGCCCGCACAATACGTCACACAG ctCCAGCAGTCGGCGTATGTGACTCTGGCCAGCAGCTCTGGGTTCTCCACCCCTACAGGCATCCAGACTCAGGCCAGACTGCCTCTCAATGG CTTATCAACATCAGGCGCTGCCTTCAGACCACGGAAGCCCTGTAACTGCACCAAATCTCAGTGTCTCAAACT GTACTGTGACTGTTTTGCCAACGGGGAGTTCTGTCAGAACTGTAACTGTACCAACTGCTTCAACAACCTGGAACACGAGACGGACCGAGCTAAAGCCATCAAG GCATGTCTGGACCGTAACCCGGAGGCGTTCAAGCCCAAGATCGGTAAAGGTAAAGAGGGCGAGTCGGACCGCAGACACAGCAAAGGTTGCAACTGTAAACGCTCAGGCTGCCTGAAGAACTACTGCGAGTGTTACGag GCCAAGATCATGTGCTCGTCTACCTGTAAGTGTGTGGGCTgtaagaactttgaagagagccCTGAGAGGAAGACTCTGATGCACCTGGCCGACGCAGCTGAGGTCAGAGTTCAACAACAGACGGCAGCCAAGACCAAGCTGTCATCACAGATCTCAGACCTGCTTACACGGACCACTCCCGCCATCACCAGCGGAGGGGGGAG GATGCCCTATACGTTTGTGACGAAGGAGGTGGCGGAGGTGACATGCGAGTGTCTGCTGGAGCAGGCTGAGCAGGCAGAGCTGAACCAGCAGCCCCAGGCCACCGCAGAGAGGATGATCCTGGAGGAGTTTGGACGCTGCCTCATGAGGATCATCAGCTCGGCGGGAAAGACAGACTATCCCTCCATCAACTGCTAG